A single region of the Halichondria panicea chromosome 10, odHalPani1.1, whole genome shotgun sequence genome encodes:
- the LOC135342424 gene encoding uncharacterized protein LOC135342424, whose translation MLCVVVPICSNRSPSVVNVLVIHIICASTSMAPAVHIVNLKLLHAAMCAKTQSTVALLTFLLIGHTCFGSELSCSSVTLPSRTFLPPPSWAILECTLVTSHNFTVEWRTPSGLIVTSPTDTNRLYTIQSRITNNVTQLTLKITGLSYLDEGRYDCIVEQALSTTLQEEAQLELLTSLSTGLETGFEVSNGFAEMTCGMSGYLRPEEQLGWYKADTQVLSSDRVDISFQSGFSGTTSRVSVLRIEPLTAQDNGLYTCRLSGSSITSQQISINSNSINTDSPDSDPTTSPDNINPTTASPDILLILLPVLAVVLLLSLLITCTIILLVRRRFKITQADKDISTSPNVSYGAHPPSVTVLDKDISTSPNVSYGAHPPSVTVLEDPLYESIHNQQLYEVACPPDDLTEYYVNEGLGPN comes from the exons ATGCTGTGTGTTGTTGTGCCTATTTGCTCAAACAGAAGCCCCTCTGTCGTTAATGTGCTGGTGATTCATATAATATG TGCCAGCACTAGTATGGCCCCTGCAGTTCATATAGTCAACTTGAAGCTACTCCATGCAGCTATGTGTGCAAAGACCCAGTCAACAGTTGCTCTCCTTACTTTCTTACTCATAGGACATACTTGCT TTGGTTCTGAGCTCTCGTGTTCCTCAGTGACTCTCCCTTCCCGTACCTTCCTACCTCCACCATCATGGGCTATCTTAGAGTGTACACTGGTGACCTCTCATAACTTTACAGTAGAGTGGCGTACTCCCTCTGGCCTGATAGTGACCTCTCCCACTGACACCAACAGACTCTACACCATTCAGAGCAGAATAACTAACAATGTCACTCAACTGACCCTTAAAATAACTGGACTGTCTTATCTAGATGAGGGACGCTATGACTGTATTGTGGAGCAGGCACTCAGCACGACACTGCAGGAAGAAGCCCAACTGGAGCTGTTGA CCTCTCTTAGTACTGGCTTGGAAACTGGGTTTGAAGTGAGTAATGGTTTTGCTGAGATGACTTGTGGGATGAGTGGCTACCTTCGACCCGAGGAACAGTTAGGTTGGTACAAAGCTGACACCCAGGTATTGAGCAGTGATAGAGTAGACATCAGCTTCCAATCAGGTTTCTCAGGGACCACCTCTCGAGTATCTGTGTTGAGGATAGAGCCACTGACAGCCCAGGATAATGGACTGTACACTTGTAGACTCTCTGGGAGCTCTATCACATCACAACAGATctccatcaactccaactccATCAACACAG ATTCACCAGACAGCGATCCTACAACTTCACCAGACAACATCAACCCTACCACCGCATCACCAGATATCTTACTCATTCTGCTCCCAGTGTTGGCAGTGGTCCTACTACTCTCGCTGCTCATAACTTGCACAATCATACTCCTGGTACGACGGCGTTTCAAGATCACTCAAGCCGATAAAGATATCTCCACAAGCCCCAACGTGTCCTATGGAGCCCACCCCCCCTCAGTGACAGTCCTGGATAAAGATATCTCCACAAGCCCCAACGTGTCCTATGGAGCCCACCCCCCCTCAGTGACAGTCCTGGAGGATCCACTGTATGAATCTATTCATAATCAACAACTATACGAGGTGGCTTGTCCGCCTGATGACCTGACTGAGTATTATGTCAATGAAGGGCTAGGACCTAACTGA
- the LOC135342421 gene encoding mucin-5B-like has translation MSYKIRLMMALLLLLLCGGLTATTSSALDCSLPVSPATYTAFPTPYNNVLVLHPGLPDCTLFRNTYFQCGYSRVLGDGETIPSVPNLSNSAYVRYFLAWNKGLTVAYVDFDLTQVTTDVTALQLSFLNSPINRISLPNIQLSTVVQYGGSLETDTLTPITSWLLHNQHLSPLDNQVRTVSIQPLSAATLSASHLRIEIQFTEFHDFDWFFLSEVTFCTDPLPLFEPNITFDSSSTTIIQPSAEDLSSGSIELVCTVSSQGSYTWQWERDSSTGIDGVITIGDGSRTTRLTISNLNFNNAGLYSCIAMTTNTMGTQVSNTLVQEIQFPEVVTSPAIISGQDVVMLVCHLHGYQTSPSPPVWFNTSGGQLIQSLKHTLDVSQGNREIVLENGTILPSLMVTLTIHNLSTADEGNYTCRGLREQSVTQLTVLPPPTTQPPTTQPPTTQPPSTQPPTTESTSTIASSPGDNTMAVTTVTTPPPSTTTTMVSTVPVIAAVGVVGGLALLCVLMASPALIVYGVQKMKYSREKRVFLQNHQMSHDSPKALHRHPHDPLPPDKVVAMENPVYKHKTDHASYEQSEVFSYYRDL, from the exons ATGAGTTACAAGATAAGACTGATGATGGCTCTACTGCTGctcttgttgtgtggaggcctCACTGCTACTACTAGTAGTGCCTTGGATTGCAGCCTACCAG TGTCCCCTGCGACGTACACTGCCTTCCCAACACCCTACAACAATGTCCTAGTACTACACCCTGGTTTACCAGACTGTACTCTTTTTCGAAACACCTACTTCCAATGTGGCTATAGCAGAGTGCTGGGAGATGGGGAGACCATCCCCTCTGTACCTAATCTAAGCAACTCTGCCTACGTGAGATACTTTCTGGCCTGGAATAAAGGACTAACCGTGGCGTATGTTGACTTTGACCTCACTCAAGTCACTACTGATGTGACAGCCCTTCAACTCAGCTTCTTGAACAGTCCCATCAACAGGATAAGTCTACCCAATATACAGCTATCCACTGTAGTACAGTATGGAGGGTCACTTGAGACAGACACACTGACACCCATAACAAGTTGGCTACTCCACAACCAACACCTCTCTCCACTTGATAACCAAGTGAGAACAGTGTCCATACAGCCACTCAGCGCAGCAACACTATCTGCAAGTCATCTCAGGATTGAAATTCAATTCACAGAATTCCACGATTTTGATTGGTTTTTTCTAAGTGAGGTAACATTCTGCACAGACCCACTACCGTTGTTTGAACCCAACATAACCTTCGACTCATCATCTACCACTATCATCCAGCCAAGTGCTGAGGACCTGAGCAGTGGATCAATAGAGTtagtgtgtacagtgtctAGTCAAGGTTCGTACACATGGCAGTGGGAGAGAGACAGTTCCACTGGCATTGATGGTGTTATCACTATTGGAGATGGGAGCAGAACTACTCGACTAACTATATCTAATCTGAACTTTAACAATGCTGGCCTCTACTCGTGTATCGCTATGACAACTAACACCATGGGTACACAGGTTTCCAACACTTTAGTTCAGGAAATACAATTTCCAG aggTCGTGACGAGTCCTGCTATCATCAGTGGACAAGATGTGGTAATGCTTGTGTGTCATCTCCATGGCTACCAGacctccccctcccctcctgTTTGGTTCAACACTAGTGGAGGTCAACTCATACAGTCTCTTAAACACACACTTGATGTCAGTCAAGGGAACAGGGAGATTGTCCTGGAGAATGGAACCATTCTACCCAGCCTGATGGTGACCCTGACAATACACAATCTATCAACAGCAGATGAGGGGAACTACACGTGTCGTGGGCTCAGAGAACAGAGTGTGACTCAGCTGACTGTGTTGcctccacccaccacacagcCGCCCACTACACAGCCTCCTACCACACAACCACCCTCCACACAGCCGCCCACTACTGAGA GTACATCCACCATTGCCAGTAGTCCTGGAGACAACACTATGGCAGTCACTACTGTCACTACTCCTCCTCCcagcaccaccaccaccatggTCTCCACTGTACCAGTCATTGCTGCAGTCGGGGTAGTGGGCGGTCTAGCACTGCTATGTGTTCTCATGGCCTCGCCTGCACTGATAGTATACGGAGTACAGAAGATGAAGTACAGTCGAGAGAAGAGGGTATTCCTGCAGAACCATCAGATGTCACATGACTCTCCCAAAGCGCTCCATCGTCATCCACATGACCCACTCCCCCCTGACAAAGTAGTAGCTATGGAGAACCCAGTCTACAAACACAAAACTGATCATGCATCGTACGAACAAAGTGAAGTGTTCTCTTATTATAGAGACTTGTAA
- the LOC135342425 gene encoding WASH complex subunit 3-like, with product MDEHGLPIVGAGVDYTKVPALEHKKTLIFLNRFIIQSTQFLNRFSTVCEQRLTELSTRIQRLDISLNILEAKLSSIPYLDSVQATAQYQPPDAIATAGATTAAKDAPPPSTGPPPPSSQPPPPPGAADEPPPPPQPLPEAAEASKGRKVKDDPRYQKFFKMKRLGVNPLQIAMEMKRHGLNPDMIEDEEAELPADDVAVATGGGGGDDSDDSDNSQSDSDDTNSDDSFDSA from the exons ATGGACGAGCATGGGCTGCCTATAGTTGGAGCAGGAGTGGATTACACCAAG GTTCCTGCTCTGGAGCACAAGAAGACGTTGATCTTCCTCAACCGTTTCATCATACAATCCACTCAGTTCCTCAACAGATTCTCCACCGTCTGTGAgcag AGGCTGACGGAGCTCTCCACTCGTATTCAGAGACTCGACATATCCCTCAATATTTTAGAGGCCAAGTTATCCTCCATCCCGTACCTTGACTCAGTGCAGGCCACAGCTCAATATCAGCCTCCGGATGCCATAGCAACAGCGGGTGCTACCACGGCAGCTAAagatgccccacccccctccacaggtccgccccctccctcctcacaGCCGCCCCCTCCTCCTGGAGCAGCGGACGAgccgccccctccaccacaACCACTGCCAG AAGCTGCTGAGGCCAGCAAAG GAAGGAAGGTCAAGGACGACCCTCGCTATCAGAAGTTCTTTAAGATGAAGAGATTG GGTGTTAATCCGCTGCAAATCGCCATGGAGATGAAGCGACATGGTCTCAATCCAGACATGATAGA agatGAGGAGGCGGAGCTTCCGGCTGACGATGTTGCTGTGGCAACTGGTGGTGGAGGTGGTGATGACAGTGACGACAGTGACAACTCTCAATCAGATAGTGATGACACTAACTCTGACGATAGCTTTGACTCAGCCTAG
- the LOC135342418 gene encoding GTPase-activating protein and VPS9 domain-containing protein 1-like: protein MSCEDVISLLEKLRQEQQFVTFYKVHLRAGVQELNKSCNNVFHSLWITHTLTFALERVLSGTVAGYEWSLALDQGVQFIDAAKVLQRHTHSYSTFLSSLLTDTRLLADVLIIADSDGLDSQWLLNDLMAVVFGHCLFQNDHAHYLRLLQELLRQHVNHCSTPQDLFSGSDSPFSKALTVYSSQLTELKAFLSELLSNTVMKVLAFDDYLEFDVGKAGRRFHSNADKSSGLVETATFLFSEDLDVSCGHLVALSMDIVMKLGDMSSQFPASIKWLVCCLKRAAKHKWDLTLDQERRLTADIVYGGIISSALVNPDTHAVIDPGLVVGSVARYNLTQVTAVLQRSAWSLDKDSVAKVVKDMDMEMYWSVLDGLEDAGMSDSLPELPLYLPGLKRSSFLASQTQLNNMVGLAASLLANRDGRGVFHSQMSSLLSSLPHILIDSAHTTPYTLTSLTPSHPHTTKKPRTKKRGSMARSAHISVDVVPPPRSRSVGTTPPVEGSGFMLPTEVLILPFLDGGGSPSWDFHLLAEGEFMTPSSPTNEIVEQDSPPPPIAPPLQLSPAPTLLLHDATRHRSNTLPPPKSPGHVTNDGGGASWSPVKGAWLMAGLEEESPYDKLEAKEVYVASSDSSMATSPITPSTPSPTTPSFHSRDTPTLSTPIESTISDMEAPKNEATSQVNEPKIKFKKRKKFWPFRKHKADKRKARSQSEAASMVMETTPPKFRAHSEGLALDEPVMRNRRSYTLLTGHITAKYAALHARQRVAAETRAHTLLPKKVERYDHETPSSMSLEMFGRSLYCEQLKFKLRCALQNIPTPASLNSECDTKQQLLLLIQQSLQHCRWQRDNMELSLLTELLTMIQPLPNQLVSVCVEGLMADYQKRSSYIAYLVKTHQRFQDALLQVASLQSAVDRWRAVSCEVFVGHAVGQFLTSRDPQIRGLVEEMTSGLPADDKVSLMDAGQRSLAEAINNDSTWLCWNDMDDVMNRLDDHLFSHLYEHVFHPNGDSDTMRDQIFSQHLTRLSEAISITHKSLQIPMVYHSSCPWNSAQTHLKVMSTYKSPRGKVECVVTCCKVLISLLQLAKCGDPPGADDMFPVIVYVLLKANPPGLLSTVQYVKNFSEASLSGESAYWWAQFSTAVEFTKTLE, encoded by the exons ATGAGCTGTGAAGATGTCATCTCTCTGCTGGAGAAGTTACGACAAGAGCAACAATTTGTAACATTCTACAAAGTTCACCTCCGAGCTGGTGTACAAGAGCTCAACAAAAGCTGTAACAATGTCTTCCATTCCCTTTGGATAACACACACGCTCACCTTTGCACTCGAACGTGTGCTCTCTGGCACAGTGGCAGGCTATGAGTGGAGCCTAGCCTTGGATCAAGGTGTCCAGTTCATTGATGCAGCTAAGGTCCtacagagacacacacactcgtaCTCCACTTTCCTGTCCTCTCTTCTCACTGACACGAGGCTGTTAGCAGATGTACTGATCATTGCTGACTCTGATGGTCTTGACTCCCAATGGCTACTCAATGATCTCATGGCCGTTGTGTTTGGACACTGCCTCTTCCAGAACGACCACGCACACTATCTACGCCTCCTTCAAGAGTTGCTACGACAACACGTCAATCATTGCTCCACTCCTCAGGATTTGTTCAGTGGATCTGATTCTCCCTTCAGTAAAGCACTGACTGTATATTCCTCACAACTAACAGAATTGAAGGCTTTCCTTAGCGAGTTGCTAAGCAACACGGTCATGAAAGTGTTGGCATTCGATGATTATCTCGAGTTTGATGTGGGCAAAGCCGGTAGACGTTTCCATAGCAACGCGGACAAGAGCTCAGGACTTGTGGAGACAGCTACGTTTTTGTTCAGTGAAGATTTGGATGTTTCGTGTGGTCACTTAGTGGCTTTATCGATGGACATTGTGATGAAGCTTGGAGACATGAGCTCCCAGTTCCCTGCCAGTATCAAGTGGTTAGTGTGTTGTCTCAAGAGAGCCGCCAAACACAAGTGGGATTTGACCCTGGATCAAGAACGGAGACTAACAGCAGATATTGTGTATGGAGGCATCATCAGCTCTGCTCTAGTCAATCCTGACACTCACGCTGTCATCGACCCAGGCCTGGTGGTGGGGAGTGTAGCACGGTACAACCTCACACAAGTGACAGCTGTCCTACAGAGAAGTGCCTGGAGTCTAGACAAAGACTCAGTGGCTAAAGTAGTCAAGGATATGGACATG GAGATGTACTGGTCAGTATTGGATGGTTTGGAAGATGCTGGAATGTCTGACAGCCTACCAGAGCTGCCTCTGTATCTACCGGGGCTCAAGAGGTCATCATTCCTGGCATCACAAACTCAACTCAACAATATG GTTGGTCTTGCAGCGAGTCTCCTTGCCAACCGTGATGGTAGGGGGGTGTTCCATTCTCAGATGTCCTCGCTCCTCTCTTCACTACCACACATACTCATTGATTCCGCCCACACCACTCCCTACACCCTCACatccctcacaccctcacacccacacacaaccaAGAAGCCTCGGACTAAGAAACGTGGCAGCATGGCACGATCTGCTCACATTTCTGTAGATGTTGTTCCACCACCACGCTCTCGCAGTGTAGGGACCACCCCCCCTGTGGAGGGGTCAGGGTTTATGCTCCCTACAGAGGTGCTCATTCTACCATTCCTTGATGGTGGAGGCAGTCCATCCTGGGACTTCCACTTGCTAGCAGAGGGAGAG TTTATGACACCATCTTCTCCGACCAATGAGATTGTAGAGCAAGATTCCCCCCCACCACCGATTGCCCCTCCCCTACAGCTTAGTCCCGCACCCACACTGCTTCTTCATGACGCTACTAGACACCGCTCCAATACTCTACCTCCCCCCAAGAGCCCCGGGCACGTCACTAATGATGGAGGCGGGGCTAGTTGGTCCCCTGtaaagggggcgtggctaaTGGCCGGGCTAGAGGAGGAGTCACCGTACGACAAACTAGAAGCCAAAGAAGTTTATGTGGCCAGTTCTGATTCATCGATGGCTACCTCACCTatcacaccctccacaccctcaccaaCCACCCCCTCATTTCACAGCCGGGACACGCCCACATTGTCTACACCCATAGAGTCAACTATCAGCGATATGGAGGCACCAAAAAACGAAGCAACGAGTCAAGTGAATGAACCTAAAATTAAGTTCAAGAAACGCAAAAAGTTTTGGCCATTTCGTAAGCACAAAGCGGATAAAAGAAAAGCACGCAGTCAGAGTGAGGCTGCTAGCATGGTTatggagaccacacccccaaagTTCCGTGCCCACAGCGAAGGCCTTGCGTTGGATGAGCCAGTGATGAGGAATAGGCGCTCGTACACGTTGTTAACTGGTCACATCACAGCCAAGTATGCTGCCCTACATGCCCGACAGAGAGTGGCAGCAGAGACtagagcacacacactgctACCAAAGAAAGTGGAGCGATATGATCATGAAACACCATCATCTATGAGCCTGGAGATGTTTGGGAGGTCTCTATATTGTGAGCAGCTCAAGTTCAAGCTCCGCTGTGCACTACAGAACATCCCCACACCAGCGTCACTCAACAGTGAGTGTGATACAAAGCAACAGCTCCTtctgctgattcagcaatcaTTACAGCATTGTCGATGGCAACGGGATAACATGGAACTCTCTCTATTAACTGAGCTACTGACAATGATACAACCACTCCCCAATCAGCT tgtgagtgtgtgtgtcgaGGGCCTCATGGCTGACTATCAGAAGCGCTCCTCTTACATTGCCTACCTCGTTAAGACTCATCAAAGGTTCCAAGATGCTCTTCTTCAAGTGGCCTCTCTACAGTCCGCTGTGGACAG GTGGAGAGCGGTCAGTTGTGAGGTATTTGTGGGACATGCAGTGGGTCAGTTCCTGACGTCTCGTGACCCCCAGATCAGGGGGTTGGTGGAGGAGATGACCTCGGGACTACCAGCCGATGACAAGGTCTCCCTCATGGACGcgggtcaaaggtcactaGCGGAGGCTATAAACAACGACTCGACGTGGCTCTGTTGGAACGATATGGATGACGTGATGAACCGATTGGACGATCACTTATTTTCTCACCTCTATGAGCATGTGTTCCATCCAAACGGAGACTCGGACACAATGAGAGACCA GATCTTCTCTCAGCACTTGACCAGATTATCGGAGGCAATCTCAATCACTCACAAGAGTCTGCAAATACCAATG GTCTATCATAGCAGCTGTCCATGGAATTCCGCTCAGACGCACCTAAAGGTCATGAGTACATACAAG AGTCCCCGTGGGAAGGTTGAGTGTGTGGTCACATGTTGCAAGGTGCTCATCAGCCTACTCCAGCTGGCCAAGTGTGGAGACCCTCCTGGCGCTGATGACATGTTCCCTGTCATTGTGTATGTGCTGCTCAAGGCCAACCCTCCAGGTCTACTGTCCACTGTACAATATGTCAAGAACTTCAGTGAAGCCAGTCTCAGTGGGGAGAGCGCTTACTGGTGGGCACAGTTTAGCACTGCAGTAGAATTCACCAAAACTCTCGAGTAA
- the LOC135342426 gene encoding large ribosomal subunit protein uL29m-like produces the protein MFRVLSSLLRHPPLTSHLSLAHRGWADVPHTWRGVVRGLNTSATIRGLDDFFPQTDNPVEEGERSGRPWLARELRHKSSDNLHKLWYVLLKERNMLLTIKQEANRALFIMPGPERLRKVRRSMARIKVVLFERENALREAKRQLEGTESAESAVKKPSRLAPYKIRKMLSKRQRRVRALGDRQPSQQDRVIKKRRNVRNYKHIAAVRELEQKS, from the exons ATGTTTCGTGTTCTCTCTTCTCTCCTCAGACACCCTCCGCTCACCAGTCACCTGTCACTAGCTCACAGAGGGTGGGCTGATGTCCCACACACATGGAGGGGGGTAGTGCGGGGACTAAATACCTCGGCTACTATTAGAGGCCTTGATGATTTCTTTCCCCAGACAGATAATCCAGTGGAGGAAGGGGAGAGGTCAG gccGGCCGTGGCTGGCCAGAGAACTGAGGCACAAGAGCAGTGACAACCTACACAAGCTATG gtaTGTGTTGTTGAAGGAGCGCAACATGTTACTCACTATCAAACAAGAAGCCAACAGAGCGCTGTTTATAATGCCTGGACCAGAGCGTCTCCGGAAG GTTAGGCGGTCAATGGCACGGATCAAAGTGGTTCTCTTTGAAAGA GAGAATGCATTGAGGGAAGCAAAGCGACAACTTGAAGGAACAGaatctgctgagtcagcagtcAAGAAGCCGAGTCGCCTGGCACCCTACAAGATACGTAAGATGCTGTCCAAGAGACAACGCAGAGTGAGGGCATTGGGAGACCGGCAGCCATCACAGCAGGACAGGGTTATCAAGAAGAGAAGGAATGTCAGAAACTACAAACACATTGCAGCAGTTAGAGAACTAGAACAGAAATCATag